Proteins from one Impatiens glandulifera chromosome 2, dImpGla2.1, whole genome shotgun sequence genomic window:
- the LOC124925377 gene encoding protein S-acyltransferase 24-like isoform X4, whose translation MASEIIEVVEDVESKDDKPSGGKEVAKGEEDGNLKNDVYTAAAYGDMEKLQRLVESEGCSVSEADGLGYYALQWAALNNRTVAAQYIIEHGGDVNAVDHTGQTALHWTGVRGAIQAAELLLQEGIRVDAADMYGYHATHVAAQYGQTAFLYHVVTKWNADPDIPDNDGRSPLHWAAYKGYADCIRLLLFLDAFRGRQDKEGCTPLHWAAIKGNLDSCTVLGQGLKKEDLTVTDNTGLTPAQLAADKGHRQVAIFLGNVRKLLEKRWDPNSSFGRLVKLGLAPLLWCIMFALTVTYTNSVVLASDLPNLGTGFALFAWSGVFLATSGSFWFYRCSSKDPGYVRKSASEESVKDDEPFLKIEINNPSLLAGNWSQLCATCKIVRPLRAKHCSTCDRCVEQFDHHCPWVSNCVGKKNKWDFFLFLVLEVFAMLMTGAATITRILSDPMAPPDLGDWLNHAGTQHMGAISFLLADFALFSCVSVLTVMQASQISRNITTNELVNSMRYGYLRGPGGRFRNPYDHGIKKNCSDFLIKGYNEDVEYEEHFTQTDGVGMISMSRVSSLQNGNGKGQVAINVNGNGNRKNHDNHRRSESLPVTLGVGSSSSRSLIVAS comes from the exons ATGGCGTCGGAGATAATCGAGGTCGTTGAGGATGTTGAATCCAAGGATGATAAACCCTCTGGTGGTAAAGAGGTTGCGAAAGGAGAGGAGGATGGGAATTTGAAGAACGATGTTTACACGGCGGCGGCGTATGGCGATATGGAGAAGCTACAGAGGTTGGTGGAGTCCGAAGGTTGCTCTGTTTCTGAGGCAGATGGGCTTGGATACTATGCTTTACAATGGGCTGCTTTAAACAATCGTACTGTTGCTGCTCAGTATATCATTGAG CATGGTGGAGATGTTAATGCTGTGGATCATACAGGGCAAACAGCACTGCATTGGACTGGAGTTCGTGGCGCGATTCAGGCGGCAGAGCTTTTGCTTCAAGAGGGAATTCGTGTAGATGCAGCTGATATGTATGGATATCAT GCAACCCATGTTGCAGCTCAGTATGGACAAACGGCTTTCCTTTATCATGTTGTTACAAAATGGAATGCTGATCCTGATATTCCTGATAACGATGGGAGAAGTCCTTTACACTG GGCTGCATACAAGGGTTATGCTGATTGTATACGTCTTCTGCTATTTCTCGATGCATTTAGAGGAAGGCAAGACAAAGAAG GTTGTACTCCACTCCATTGGGCTGCTATCAAAGGGAACTTAGATTCCTGCACTGTTTTAGGTCAGGGTTTGAAGAAGGAGGATCTAACTGTTACTGATAACACTGGTCTTACTCCTGCTCAGCTTGCTGCTGATAAGGGTCACAGACAAGTTGCAATTTTTCTT GGAAATGTGAGGAAGTTGCTTGAAAAGCGCTGGGATCCAAACAGCAGTTTTGGTCGACTAGTGAAATTAGGCCTTGCGCCACTTCTTTGGTGTATTATGTTTGCATTAACTGTTACTTATACTAATTCTGTTGTATTGG CTTCAGATCTGCCAAATCTGGGAACAGGCTTTGCTCTCTTTGCATGGTCTGGTGTTTTCTTAGCGACCAGTGGGTCTTTTTGGTTCTATAGATGCAGCAG CAAAGATCCAGGGTATGTCAGAAAGAGTGCTAGTGAAGAAAGTGTAAAGGACGAT GAGCCCTTTTTGAAGATCGAGATTAATAACCCGTCATTGCTAGCTGGAAACTGGTCTCAGCTTTGTGCAACATGCAAG ATTGTAAGGCCTCTTCGTGCGAAGCATTGTTCGACGTGTGATCGTTGTGTAGAGCAATTTGACCATCATTGCCCATGGGTATCCAACTGCGTAGGAAAG AAAAACAAATGGGATTTCTTCCTATTTCTCGTCTTGGAGGTTTTCGCTATGTTGATGACGGGTGCTGCCACTATTACAA GGATTTTAAGCGATCCAATGGCTCCGCCTGATCTTGGAGATTGGCTGAACCATGCTGGCACTCAACACATGGGTGCCATCAGTTTCCTCTTAGCGGATTTTGCCCTCTTTTCTTGTGTATCGGTTTTAACTGTGATGCAAGCTTCTCAG ATATCGCGTAACATTACGACAAATGAGTTGGTGAATTCAATGCGATATGGGTACCTAAGGGGACCGGGAGGGCGTTTTAGAAACCCTTATGATCATGGAATAAAGAAGAATTGCTCAGATTTCCTGATAAAAGGATACAATGAAGATGTGGAGTATGAAGAACATTTTACCCAAACAGACGGGGTTGGGATGATATCGATGTCTAGAGTTTCGTCACTTCAGAATGGTAATGGTAAAGGGCAAGTTGCGATAAATGTGAATGGAAACGGCAACAGAAAAAACCATGATAACCACAGGAGGTCGGAGTCTTTGCCTGTCACTTTGGGTGTTGGATCTTCTTCTTCACGTTCTTTAATTGTTGCTTCATGA
- the LOC124925378 gene encoding prostatic spermine-binding protein-like, whose translation MEVDGFRSNLAVSVCSVVAGETLLSAQRFFAYLYLTLTAIALNNLNGFPEFTGTDERFPLAELNKRQQPCLENKDASDSENDDGEDDDEDDDKDDEDDDAGDEDFSGEEGADDDDDDEADPNEEPKSNGKKGGSDDEEDDEEEDDDEDDDEDDDDDDEDEDDDEEDEDQPPPKKRK comes from the exons ATGGAGGTCGATGGGTTTCGTTCTAACTTGGCAGTTTCGGTCTGCTCGGTCGTGGCCGGAGAGACTCTATTGTCTGCACAGAGGTTCTTTGCTTACCTCTACCTTACGCTG ACTGCAATAGCTCTAAACAATTTGAATGGGTTTCCAGAATTTACTGGGACAGATGAGAG GTTTCCCCTAGCTGAACTTAATAAAAGGCAACAACCCTGCCTTGAAAACAAAGATGCCAGTGATTCCGAAAATGATGATGGagaggatgatgatgaagatgatgataaggatgatgaagatgatgatgcgGGGGATGAAGATTTCTCGGGTGAAGAAGGTGCAgatgacgacgatgatgatGAAGCCGATCCCAATGAGGAACCCAAGTCTAATGGCAAGAAAGGTGGTAGTGATGATgaggaagatgatgaagaagaagatgacgatgaagacgatgatgaggacgatgatgatgatgatgaggatgaagacgatgatgaagaagatgaagaccAACCACCTCCTAAGAAGAGGAAGTAG
- the LOC124925377 gene encoding protein S-acyltransferase 24-like isoform X2 gives MASEIIEVVEDVESKDDKPSGGKEVAKGEEDGNLKNDVYTAAAYGDMEKLQRLVESEGCSVSEADGLGYYALQWAALNNRTVAAQYIIEHGGDVNAVDHTGQTALHWTGVRGAIQAAELLLQEGIRVDAADMYGYHATHVAAQYGQTAFLYHVVTKWNADPDIPDNDGRSPLHWAAYKGYADCIRLLLFLDAFRGRQDKEGCTPLHWAAIKGNLDSCTVLGQGLKKEDLTVTDNTGLTPAQLAADKGHRQVAIFLGNVRKLLEKRWDPNSSFGRLVKLGLAPLLWCIMFALTVTYTNSVVLGRFIMIIYLCLDNHHSFIWINCSFFWSKASDLPNLGTGFALFAWSGVFLATSGSFWFYRCSSKDPGYVRKSASEESVKDDEPFLKIEINNPSLLAGNWSQLCATCKIVRPLRAKHCSTCDRCVEQFDHHCPWVSNCVGKKNKWDFFLFLVLEVFAMLMTGAATITRILSDPMAPPDLGDWLNHAGTQHMGAISFLLADFALFSCVSVLTVMQASQISRNITTNELVNSMRYGYLRGPGGRFRNPYDHGIKKNCSDFLIKGYNEDVEYEEHFTQTDGVGMISMSRVSSLQNGNGKGQVAINVNGNGNRKNHDNHRRSESLPVTLGVGSSSSRSLIVAS, from the exons ATGGCGTCGGAGATAATCGAGGTCGTTGAGGATGTTGAATCCAAGGATGATAAACCCTCTGGTGGTAAAGAGGTTGCGAAAGGAGAGGAGGATGGGAATTTGAAGAACGATGTTTACACGGCGGCGGCGTATGGCGATATGGAGAAGCTACAGAGGTTGGTGGAGTCCGAAGGTTGCTCTGTTTCTGAGGCAGATGGGCTTGGATACTATGCTTTACAATGGGCTGCTTTAAACAATCGTACTGTTGCTGCTCAGTATATCATTGAG CATGGTGGAGATGTTAATGCTGTGGATCATACAGGGCAAACAGCACTGCATTGGACTGGAGTTCGTGGCGCGATTCAGGCGGCAGAGCTTTTGCTTCAAGAGGGAATTCGTGTAGATGCAGCTGATATGTATGGATATCAT GCAACCCATGTTGCAGCTCAGTATGGACAAACGGCTTTCCTTTATCATGTTGTTACAAAATGGAATGCTGATCCTGATATTCCTGATAACGATGGGAGAAGTCCTTTACACTG GGCTGCATACAAGGGTTATGCTGATTGTATACGTCTTCTGCTATTTCTCGATGCATTTAGAGGAAGGCAAGACAAAGAAG GTTGTACTCCACTCCATTGGGCTGCTATCAAAGGGAACTTAGATTCCTGCACTGTTTTAGGTCAGGGTTTGAAGAAGGAGGATCTAACTGTTACTGATAACACTGGTCTTACTCCTGCTCAGCTTGCTGCTGATAAGGGTCACAGACAAGTTGCAATTTTTCTT GGAAATGTGAGGAAGTTGCTTGAAAAGCGCTGGGATCCAAACAGCAGTTTTGGTCGACTAGTGAAATTAGGCCTTGCGCCACTTCTTTGGTGTATTATGTTTGCATTAACTGTTACTTATACTAATTCTGTTGTATTGGGTAGGTTCATCATGATCATCTATCTATGTTTGGACAATCATCACAgctttatttggattaattgtTCTTTCTTTTGGTCCAAAGCTTCAGATCTGCCAAATCTGGGAACAGGCTTTGCTCTCTTTGCATGGTCTGGTGTTTTCTTAGCGACCAGTGGGTCTTTTTGGTTCTATAGATGCAGCAG CAAAGATCCAGGGTATGTCAGAAAGAGTGCTAGTGAAGAAAGTGTAAAGGACGAT GAGCCCTTTTTGAAGATCGAGATTAATAACCCGTCATTGCTAGCTGGAAACTGGTCTCAGCTTTGTGCAACATGCAAG ATTGTAAGGCCTCTTCGTGCGAAGCATTGTTCGACGTGTGATCGTTGTGTAGAGCAATTTGACCATCATTGCCCATGGGTATCCAACTGCGTAGGAAAG AAAAACAAATGGGATTTCTTCCTATTTCTCGTCTTGGAGGTTTTCGCTATGTTGATGACGGGTGCTGCCACTATTACAA GGATTTTAAGCGATCCAATGGCTCCGCCTGATCTTGGAGATTGGCTGAACCATGCTGGCACTCAACACATGGGTGCCATCAGTTTCCTCTTAGCGGATTTTGCCCTCTTTTCTTGTGTATCGGTTTTAACTGTGATGCAAGCTTCTCAG ATATCGCGTAACATTACGACAAATGAGTTGGTGAATTCAATGCGATATGGGTACCTAAGGGGACCGGGAGGGCGTTTTAGAAACCCTTATGATCATGGAATAAAGAAGAATTGCTCAGATTTCCTGATAAAAGGATACAATGAAGATGTGGAGTATGAAGAACATTTTACCCAAACAGACGGGGTTGGGATGATATCGATGTCTAGAGTTTCGTCACTTCAGAATGGTAATGGTAAAGGGCAAGTTGCGATAAATGTGAATGGAAACGGCAACAGAAAAAACCATGATAACCACAGGAGGTCGGAGTCTTTGCCTGTCACTTTGGGTGTTGGATCTTCTTCTTCACGTTCTTTAATTGTTGCTTCATGA
- the LOC124925377 gene encoding protein S-acyltransferase 24-like isoform X3: MASEIIEVVEDVESKDDKPSGGKEVAKGEEDGNLKNDVYTAAAYGDMEKLQRLVESEGCSVSEADGLGYYALQWAALNNRTVAAQYIIEHGGDVNAVDHTGQTALHWTGVRGAIQAAELLLQEGIRVDAADMYGYHATHVAAQYGQTAFLYHVVTKWNADPDIPDNDGRSPLHWAAYKGYADCIRLLLFLDAFRGRQDKEGCTPLHWAAIKGNLDSCTVLGQGLKKEDLTVTDNTGLTPAQLAADKGHRQVAIFLGNVRKLLEKRWDPNSSFGRLVKLGLAPLLWCIMFALTVTYTNSVVLASDLPNLGTGFALFAWSGVFLATSGSFWFYRCSSKDPGYVRKSASEESVKDDEPFLKIEINNPSLLAGNWSQLCATCKIVRPLRAKHCSTCDRCVEQFDHHCPWVSNCVGKKNKWDFFLFLVLEVFAMLMTGAATITRILSDPMAPPDLGDWLNHAGTQHMGAISFLLADFALFSCVSVLTVMQASQVCISRNITTNELVNSMRYGYLRGPGGRFRNPYDHGIKKNCSDFLIKGYNEDVEYEEHFTQTDGVGMISMSRVSSLQNGNGKGQVAINVNGNGNRKNHDNHRRSESLPVTLGVGSSSSRSLIVAS, translated from the exons ATGGCGTCGGAGATAATCGAGGTCGTTGAGGATGTTGAATCCAAGGATGATAAACCCTCTGGTGGTAAAGAGGTTGCGAAAGGAGAGGAGGATGGGAATTTGAAGAACGATGTTTACACGGCGGCGGCGTATGGCGATATGGAGAAGCTACAGAGGTTGGTGGAGTCCGAAGGTTGCTCTGTTTCTGAGGCAGATGGGCTTGGATACTATGCTTTACAATGGGCTGCTTTAAACAATCGTACTGTTGCTGCTCAGTATATCATTGAG CATGGTGGAGATGTTAATGCTGTGGATCATACAGGGCAAACAGCACTGCATTGGACTGGAGTTCGTGGCGCGATTCAGGCGGCAGAGCTTTTGCTTCAAGAGGGAATTCGTGTAGATGCAGCTGATATGTATGGATATCAT GCAACCCATGTTGCAGCTCAGTATGGACAAACGGCTTTCCTTTATCATGTTGTTACAAAATGGAATGCTGATCCTGATATTCCTGATAACGATGGGAGAAGTCCTTTACACTG GGCTGCATACAAGGGTTATGCTGATTGTATACGTCTTCTGCTATTTCTCGATGCATTTAGAGGAAGGCAAGACAAAGAAG GTTGTACTCCACTCCATTGGGCTGCTATCAAAGGGAACTTAGATTCCTGCACTGTTTTAGGTCAGGGTTTGAAGAAGGAGGATCTAACTGTTACTGATAACACTGGTCTTACTCCTGCTCAGCTTGCTGCTGATAAGGGTCACAGACAAGTTGCAATTTTTCTT GGAAATGTGAGGAAGTTGCTTGAAAAGCGCTGGGATCCAAACAGCAGTTTTGGTCGACTAGTGAAATTAGGCCTTGCGCCACTTCTTTGGTGTATTATGTTTGCATTAACTGTTACTTATACTAATTCTGTTGTATTGG CTTCAGATCTGCCAAATCTGGGAACAGGCTTTGCTCTCTTTGCATGGTCTGGTGTTTTCTTAGCGACCAGTGGGTCTTTTTGGTTCTATAGATGCAGCAG CAAAGATCCAGGGTATGTCAGAAAGAGTGCTAGTGAAGAAAGTGTAAAGGACGAT GAGCCCTTTTTGAAGATCGAGATTAATAACCCGTCATTGCTAGCTGGAAACTGGTCTCAGCTTTGTGCAACATGCAAG ATTGTAAGGCCTCTTCGTGCGAAGCATTGTTCGACGTGTGATCGTTGTGTAGAGCAATTTGACCATCATTGCCCATGGGTATCCAACTGCGTAGGAAAG AAAAACAAATGGGATTTCTTCCTATTTCTCGTCTTGGAGGTTTTCGCTATGTTGATGACGGGTGCTGCCACTATTACAA GGATTTTAAGCGATCCAATGGCTCCGCCTGATCTTGGAGATTGGCTGAACCATGCTGGCACTCAACACATGGGTGCCATCAGTTTCCTCTTAGCGGATTTTGCCCTCTTTTCTTGTGTATCGGTTTTAACTGTGATGCAAGCTTCTCAGGTTTGT ATATCGCGTAACATTACGACAAATGAGTTGGTGAATTCAATGCGATATGGGTACCTAAGGGGACCGGGAGGGCGTTTTAGAAACCCTTATGATCATGGAATAAAGAAGAATTGCTCAGATTTCCTGATAAAAGGATACAATGAAGATGTGGAGTATGAAGAACATTTTACCCAAACAGACGGGGTTGGGATGATATCGATGTCTAGAGTTTCGTCACTTCAGAATGGTAATGGTAAAGGGCAAGTTGCGATAAATGTGAATGGAAACGGCAACAGAAAAAACCATGATAACCACAGGAGGTCGGAGTCTTTGCCTGTCACTTTGGGTGTTGGATCTTCTTCTTCACGTTCTTTAATTGTTGCTTCATGA
- the LOC124925377 gene encoding protein S-acyltransferase 24-like isoform X5, whose amino-acid sequence MYGYHATHVAAQYGQTAFLYHVVTKWNADPDIPDNDGRSPLHWAAYKGYADCIRLLLFLDAFRGRQDKEGCTPLHWAAIKGNLDSCTVLGQGLKKEDLTVTDNTGLTPAQLAADKGHRQVAIFLGNVRKLLEKRWDPNSSFGRLVKLGLAPLLWCIMFALTVTYTNSVVLGRFIMIIYLCLDNHHSFIWINCSFFWSKASDLPNLGTGFALFAWSGVFLATSGSFWFYRCSSKDPGYVRKSASEESVKDDEPFLKIEINNPSLLAGNWSQLCATCKIVRPLRAKHCSTCDRCVEQFDHHCPWVSNCVGKKNKWDFFLFLVLEVFAMLMTGAATITRILSDPMAPPDLGDWLNHAGTQHMGAISFLLADFALFSCVSVLTVMQASQVCISRNITTNELVNSMRYGYLRGPGGRFRNPYDHGIKKNCSDFLIKGYNEDVEYEEHFTQTDGVGMISMSRVSSLQNGNGKGQVAINVNGNGNRKNHDNHRRSESLPVTLGVGSSSSRSLIVAS is encoded by the exons ATGTATGGATATCAT GCAACCCATGTTGCAGCTCAGTATGGACAAACGGCTTTCCTTTATCATGTTGTTACAAAATGGAATGCTGATCCTGATATTCCTGATAACGATGGGAGAAGTCCTTTACACTG GGCTGCATACAAGGGTTATGCTGATTGTATACGTCTTCTGCTATTTCTCGATGCATTTAGAGGAAGGCAAGACAAAGAAG GTTGTACTCCACTCCATTGGGCTGCTATCAAAGGGAACTTAGATTCCTGCACTGTTTTAGGTCAGGGTTTGAAGAAGGAGGATCTAACTGTTACTGATAACACTGGTCTTACTCCTGCTCAGCTTGCTGCTGATAAGGGTCACAGACAAGTTGCAATTTTTCTT GGAAATGTGAGGAAGTTGCTTGAAAAGCGCTGGGATCCAAACAGCAGTTTTGGTCGACTAGTGAAATTAGGCCTTGCGCCACTTCTTTGGTGTATTATGTTTGCATTAACTGTTACTTATACTAATTCTGTTGTATTGGGTAGGTTCATCATGATCATCTATCTATGTTTGGACAATCATCACAgctttatttggattaattgtTCTTTCTTTTGGTCCAAAGCTTCAGATCTGCCAAATCTGGGAACAGGCTTTGCTCTCTTTGCATGGTCTGGTGTTTTCTTAGCGACCAGTGGGTCTTTTTGGTTCTATAGATGCAGCAG CAAAGATCCAGGGTATGTCAGAAAGAGTGCTAGTGAAGAAAGTGTAAAGGACGAT GAGCCCTTTTTGAAGATCGAGATTAATAACCCGTCATTGCTAGCTGGAAACTGGTCTCAGCTTTGTGCAACATGCAAG ATTGTAAGGCCTCTTCGTGCGAAGCATTGTTCGACGTGTGATCGTTGTGTAGAGCAATTTGACCATCATTGCCCATGGGTATCCAACTGCGTAGGAAAG AAAAACAAATGGGATTTCTTCCTATTTCTCGTCTTGGAGGTTTTCGCTATGTTGATGACGGGTGCTGCCACTATTACAA GGATTTTAAGCGATCCAATGGCTCCGCCTGATCTTGGAGATTGGCTGAACCATGCTGGCACTCAACACATGGGTGCCATCAGTTTCCTCTTAGCGGATTTTGCCCTCTTTTCTTGTGTATCGGTTTTAACTGTGATGCAAGCTTCTCAGGTTTGT ATATCGCGTAACATTACGACAAATGAGTTGGTGAATTCAATGCGATATGGGTACCTAAGGGGACCGGGAGGGCGTTTTAGAAACCCTTATGATCATGGAATAAAGAAGAATTGCTCAGATTTCCTGATAAAAGGATACAATGAAGATGTGGAGTATGAAGAACATTTTACCCAAACAGACGGGGTTGGGATGATATCGATGTCTAGAGTTTCGTCACTTCAGAATGGTAATGGTAAAGGGCAAGTTGCGATAAATGTGAATGGAAACGGCAACAGAAAAAACCATGATAACCACAGGAGGTCGGAGTCTTTGCCTGTCACTTTGGGTGTTGGATCTTCTTCTTCACGTTCTTTAATTGTTGCTTCATGA
- the LOC124924746 gene encoding LOW QUALITY PROTEIN: cell division protein ZapE-like (The sequence of the model RefSeq protein was modified relative to this genomic sequence to represent the inferred CDS: deleted 1 base in 1 codon) has product MFYAVESNAAGSLLSITAELLRPAGELFDGDVCQIAILRELQRLYDELVENESVCRLDKFVATEKTSRSKWLWSRLTQQSSSSPVKGFYLYGGVGTGKTMLMDLFYEQLPSNWRKKGIHFHDFMLGVHSHLQKHKGVANPLEVVAGEISDESILLCHDEFMIKSSLDTIAFRSSLYSCFLASLVILAPSSSSGLVQRSETVAFHLGYLSMALRREKERESWRRRGKIARFACPACIWTFLEKKKRGLDALNHFNPIIS; this is encoded by the exons ATGTTTTATGCAGTAGAGAGCAATGCTGCAGGGTCATTACTGAGTATAACCGCAGAATTGCTGCGCCCCGCGGGCGAGCTATTTGATGGTGATGTTTGTCAAAT AGCCATCTTAAGAGAGCTTCAGAGACTCTATGATGAGCTTGTTGAGAATGAAAGTGTCTGTCGATTAGATAAATTTGTTGCTACAGAGAAAACTAGCAG GAGTAAGTGGTTATGGTCACGACTTACGCAACAGTCGTCGAGTTCACCTGTAAAGGGGTTTTATCTATATGGTGGAGTGGGTACTGGCAAGACTATGCTAATGGACTTATTTTATGAACAACT GCCAAGCAACTGGAGG AAAAAGGGGATTCATTTTCATGACTTCATGTTGGGCGTTCATAGTCATTTACAA AAGCACAAGGGTGTTGCCAATCCCCTTGAAGTTGTTGCAGGCGAGATATCTGATGAATCAATCCTTCTTTGCCATGACGAATTTATGATAA AATCCTCCCTCGATACAATAGCATTTCGATCTTCTTTATATAGTTGTTTTCTCGCCTCCCTCGTGATCCTTGCGCCTTCGTCCTCATCTGGTTTGGTCCAAAGGTCAGAGACTGTAGCTTTCCATTTAGGGTATCTGTCGATGGCGTtaaggagagagaaagagagagaatccTGGCGAAGAAGAGGAAAGATCGCGAGGTTCGCGTGCCCGGCATGTATCTGGACATTTTTGGAGAAGAAGAAACGGGGTCTGGATGCCCTAAACCATTTCAACCCGATAATCTcttaa
- the LOC124925377 gene encoding protein S-acyltransferase 24-like isoform X1: MASEIIEVVEDVESKDDKPSGGKEVAKGEEDGNLKNDVYTAAAYGDMEKLQRLVESEGCSVSEADGLGYYALQWAALNNRTVAAQYIIEHGGDVNAVDHTGQTALHWTGVRGAIQAAELLLQEGIRVDAADMYGYHATHVAAQYGQTAFLYHVVTKWNADPDIPDNDGRSPLHWAAYKGYADCIRLLLFLDAFRGRQDKEGCTPLHWAAIKGNLDSCTVLGQGLKKEDLTVTDNTGLTPAQLAADKGHRQVAIFLGNVRKLLEKRWDPNSSFGRLVKLGLAPLLWCIMFALTVTYTNSVVLGRFIMIIYLCLDNHHSFIWINCSFFWSKASDLPNLGTGFALFAWSGVFLATSGSFWFYRCSSKDPGYVRKSASEESVKDDEPFLKIEINNPSLLAGNWSQLCATCKIVRPLRAKHCSTCDRCVEQFDHHCPWVSNCVGKKNKWDFFLFLVLEVFAMLMTGAATITRILSDPMAPPDLGDWLNHAGTQHMGAISFLLADFALFSCVSVLTVMQASQVCISRNITTNELVNSMRYGYLRGPGGRFRNPYDHGIKKNCSDFLIKGYNEDVEYEEHFTQTDGVGMISMSRVSSLQNGNGKGQVAINVNGNGNRKNHDNHRRSESLPVTLGVGSSSSRSLIVAS, encoded by the exons ATGGCGTCGGAGATAATCGAGGTCGTTGAGGATGTTGAATCCAAGGATGATAAACCCTCTGGTGGTAAAGAGGTTGCGAAAGGAGAGGAGGATGGGAATTTGAAGAACGATGTTTACACGGCGGCGGCGTATGGCGATATGGAGAAGCTACAGAGGTTGGTGGAGTCCGAAGGTTGCTCTGTTTCTGAGGCAGATGGGCTTGGATACTATGCTTTACAATGGGCTGCTTTAAACAATCGTACTGTTGCTGCTCAGTATATCATTGAG CATGGTGGAGATGTTAATGCTGTGGATCATACAGGGCAAACAGCACTGCATTGGACTGGAGTTCGTGGCGCGATTCAGGCGGCAGAGCTTTTGCTTCAAGAGGGAATTCGTGTAGATGCAGCTGATATGTATGGATATCAT GCAACCCATGTTGCAGCTCAGTATGGACAAACGGCTTTCCTTTATCATGTTGTTACAAAATGGAATGCTGATCCTGATATTCCTGATAACGATGGGAGAAGTCCTTTACACTG GGCTGCATACAAGGGTTATGCTGATTGTATACGTCTTCTGCTATTTCTCGATGCATTTAGAGGAAGGCAAGACAAAGAAG GTTGTACTCCACTCCATTGGGCTGCTATCAAAGGGAACTTAGATTCCTGCACTGTTTTAGGTCAGGGTTTGAAGAAGGAGGATCTAACTGTTACTGATAACACTGGTCTTACTCCTGCTCAGCTTGCTGCTGATAAGGGTCACAGACAAGTTGCAATTTTTCTT GGAAATGTGAGGAAGTTGCTTGAAAAGCGCTGGGATCCAAACAGCAGTTTTGGTCGACTAGTGAAATTAGGCCTTGCGCCACTTCTTTGGTGTATTATGTTTGCATTAACTGTTACTTATACTAATTCTGTTGTATTGGGTAGGTTCATCATGATCATCTATCTATGTTTGGACAATCATCACAgctttatttggattaattgtTCTTTCTTTTGGTCCAAAGCTTCAGATCTGCCAAATCTGGGAACAGGCTTTGCTCTCTTTGCATGGTCTGGTGTTTTCTTAGCGACCAGTGGGTCTTTTTGGTTCTATAGATGCAGCAG CAAAGATCCAGGGTATGTCAGAAAGAGTGCTAGTGAAGAAAGTGTAAAGGACGAT GAGCCCTTTTTGAAGATCGAGATTAATAACCCGTCATTGCTAGCTGGAAACTGGTCTCAGCTTTGTGCAACATGCAAG ATTGTAAGGCCTCTTCGTGCGAAGCATTGTTCGACGTGTGATCGTTGTGTAGAGCAATTTGACCATCATTGCCCATGGGTATCCAACTGCGTAGGAAAG AAAAACAAATGGGATTTCTTCCTATTTCTCGTCTTGGAGGTTTTCGCTATGTTGATGACGGGTGCTGCCACTATTACAA GGATTTTAAGCGATCCAATGGCTCCGCCTGATCTTGGAGATTGGCTGAACCATGCTGGCACTCAACACATGGGTGCCATCAGTTTCCTCTTAGCGGATTTTGCCCTCTTTTCTTGTGTATCGGTTTTAACTGTGATGCAAGCTTCTCAGGTTTGT ATATCGCGTAACATTACGACAAATGAGTTGGTGAATTCAATGCGATATGGGTACCTAAGGGGACCGGGAGGGCGTTTTAGAAACCCTTATGATCATGGAATAAAGAAGAATTGCTCAGATTTCCTGATAAAAGGATACAATGAAGATGTGGAGTATGAAGAACATTTTACCCAAACAGACGGGGTTGGGATGATATCGATGTCTAGAGTTTCGTCACTTCAGAATGGTAATGGTAAAGGGCAAGTTGCGATAAATGTGAATGGAAACGGCAACAGAAAAAACCATGATAACCACAGGAGGTCGGAGTCTTTGCCTGTCACTTTGGGTGTTGGATCTTCTTCTTCACGTTCTTTAATTGTTGCTTCATGA